A genomic stretch from Flavobacterium humidisoli includes:
- a CDS encoding methylmalonyl-CoA mutase family protein: MEQQIPYIPKNKVRIVTAASLFDGHDAAINIMRRIIQSTGVEVIHLGHDRSVEEVVNTAIQEDANAIAMTSYQGGHNEYFKYMYDLLHEKGAGHIKIFGGGGGVILPSEIAELHEYGITRIYSPDDGRSLGLQGMINDLVERADFPIGDQLNGEIDHIENKVPTAIARLISAAENFPEIAKPVFDKIHESNESSKIPVLGITGTGGAGKSSLVDELVRRFLIDFPEKTIGLISVDPSKRKTGGALLGDRIRMNAINNPRVYMRSLATRQSNLALSKYVAEAIQVLKAAKYDLIILETSGIGQSDTEIMDHSDVSLYVMTPEFGAATQLEKIDMLDFADLVALNKFDKRGALDALRDVKKQYQRNHNLWDKSPDEMPVFGTIASQFNDPGMNTLYKAIMDKVVEKTDSDLRSTFEITKEMSEKIFVIPPGRTRYLSEIAENNRSYDEIALSQQKVAQKLYGIFKTIESVSGKVPQITKAGIDDSTVLPSAAQPHDENRIFLNLLLNQFDKVKMDLDPYNWEIILNWDEKVAKYKNPVYSFKVRDKEIKIATHSESLSHLQIPKIALPKYEGWGDILRWNLQENVPGEFPFASGLYPFKREGEDPSRMFAGEGGPERTNKRFHYVSAGMPAKRLSTAFDSVTLYGNDPDLRPDIYGKIGNAGVSICCLDDAKKLYSGFDLVHALTSVSMTINGPAPMLLGFFMNAAIDQQCELYIKANELEKEVEAKINKIYKEKGIERPKYQGDLPEGNNGLGLMLLGVTGDQVLPLEVYNEIKAKTLSQVRGTVQADILKEDQAQNTCIFSTEFALRLMGDVQEYFITKNVRNFYSVSISGYHIAEAGANPITQLAFTLSNGFTYVEYYLSRGMNINDFGPNLSFFFSNGVDPEYSVIGRVARKIWAKAMKNKYGANERAQMLKYHIQTSGRSLHAQEIDFNDIRTTLQALYAIYDNCNSLHTNAYDEAITTPTEESVRRAMAIQLIINKELGLAKNENPIQGSFIIEELTDLVEAAVLQEFDRITERGGVLGAMETMYQRSKIQEESLYYETLKHNGDFPIVGVNTFLSSKGSPTVIPAEVIRATEEEKQYQITMLDNLHQFHEAKVNEHLNTLQQAAIKNENLFDHLMEATKVCSLGQITSALFEVGGQYRRNM, translated from the coding sequence ATGGAACAACAAATACCATATATTCCTAAAAATAAAGTAAGAATTGTCACAGCTGCTTCACTTTTTGACGGACACGATGCCGCAATAAACATTATGCGTCGTATTATTCAGTCAACAGGAGTAGAAGTCATTCACCTTGGGCATGACCGAAGCGTTGAAGAAGTGGTAAATACCGCTATTCAAGAAGATGCCAATGCTATTGCGATGACTTCTTACCAAGGCGGGCATAATGAATACTTTAAATATATGTATGACTTGCTTCATGAAAAAGGGGCAGGGCACATTAAGATATTTGGCGGCGGCGGCGGCGTGATTCTGCCGAGCGAAATTGCCGAATTACATGAATATGGTATTACTAGAATTTATTCTCCAGATGACGGACGTTCGTTAGGTCTTCAAGGAATGATTAACGATTTGGTTGAACGTGCTGATTTTCCTATCGGAGATCAACTAAACGGAGAGATTGATCATATCGAAAACAAAGTGCCTACGGCGATTGCGCGTTTGATTTCGGCAGCAGAAAACTTTCCAGAAATTGCAAAACCTGTTTTTGATAAAATTCACGAAAGCAATGAGAGTTCTAAAATTCCAGTTTTAGGAATTACAGGAACAGGCGGAGCGGGAAAATCTTCTTTAGTCGATGAATTGGTTCGCCGTTTTTTGATTGATTTCCCAGAAAAAACAATCGGATTAATTTCTGTCGATCCTTCTAAGAGAAAAACGGGTGGAGCACTTTTAGGAGACAGAATCCGTATGAATGCCATCAATAATCCACGTGTTTATATGCGTTCGCTGGCAACCCGTCAGTCGAATTTGGCTTTATCTAAATATGTAGCTGAGGCGATTCAGGTTTTGAAAGCTGCGAAATACGACTTGATTATTTTGGAAACTTCAGGAATTGGCCAGTCTGATACTGAAATTATGGATCATTCTGATGTATCCTTATATGTAATGACACCAGAATTTGGAGCCGCAACTCAATTGGAAAAAATCGACATGCTTGATTTTGCCGATTTAGTGGCTTTAAACAAATTTGATAAACGCGGCGCATTGGATGCTTTGCGCGATGTAAAAAAACAATATCAAAGAAACCATAATCTTTGGGATAAAAGTCCTGATGAAATGCCAGTTTTCGGAACAATCGCTTCTCAGTTTAACGATCCCGGAATGAACACGCTTTACAAAGCGATTATGGATAAAGTGGTGGAGAAAACCGATTCTGATTTGAGATCGACTTTTGAAATCACCAAAGAAATGAGCGAGAAAATCTTCGTGATTCCGCCAGGAAGAACACGTTATTTATCTGAAATTGCAGAGAATAACAGAAGTTATGATGAAATCGCACTTTCGCAGCAAAAAGTAGCTCAGAAATTATACGGAATTTTCAAAACTATAGAATCGGTTTCTGGGAAAGTGCCGCAAATTACAAAAGCAGGAATTGATGATTCTACAGTTTTGCCAAGCGCAGCCCAACCACACGACGAAAACAGAATCTTTTTAAATCTTTTACTGAATCAGTTTGATAAAGTAAAAATGGATTTAGATCCATACAATTGGGAAATTATCCTGAATTGGGATGAAAAAGTAGCGAAATACAAAAATCCAGTTTATAGTTTTAAAGTTCGTGATAAAGAAATCAAGATTGCTACGCATTCTGAAAGTTTATCACATTTACAAATTCCGAAAATTGCTTTGCCTAAATATGAAGGTTGGGGCGATATTCTGCGTTGGAATTTACAGGAAAATGTTCCTGGCGAATTTCCGTTTGCTTCGGGATTATATCCGTTTAAACGTGAAGGCGAAGATCCGTCGAGAATGTTTGCGGGCGAGGGCGGACCAGAAAGAACCAATAAACGTTTTCATTATGTGAGTGCGGGAATGCCTGCAAAACGTCTTTCGACTGCTTTTGACAGCGTTACCTTATACGGAAACGATCCAGATTTACGTCCAGATATTTATGGGAAAATCGGAAATGCAGGAGTTTCAATCTGCTGTTTGGATGATGCTAAAAAACTATATTCAGGTTTCGATTTGGTTCATGCTCTAACTTCGGTAAGTATGACCATCAACGGACCAGCGCCAATGCTGTTAGGTTTCTTTATGAACGCTGCAATCGATCAGCAATGCGAATTGTACATCAAGGCCAACGAATTAGAAAAAGAAGTTGAAGCCAAAATCAACAAAATATATAAGGAGAAAGGAATCGAAAGACCAAAATACCAAGGCGATCTGCCAGAAGGAAACAACGGTTTAGGATTAATGCTTTTGGGCGTTACCGGAGATCAGGTTTTACCTTTGGAAGTTTATAACGAAATAAAAGCCAAAACTTTATCGCAAGTTCGTGGAACGGTTCAAGCCGATATTTTAAAAGAAGATCAGGCGCAAAACACTTGTATTTTCTCAACCGAATTTGCGCTGCGATTAATGGGCGACGTTCAGGAATATTTTATTACCAAAAACGTTCGTAATTTCTATTCGGTTTCGATTTCAGGATATCATATTGCAGAGGCGGGAGCAAACCCAATTACGCAATTGGCATTTACGCTTTCAAATGGTTTCACTTACGTGGAATATTATTTGAGCCGAGGCATGAACATCAACGATTTTGGACCAAATTTATCGTTCTTCTTCTCGAATGGAGTAGATCCAGAATATTCGGTTATTGGTCGTGTGGCACGTAAAATTTGGGCAAAAGCCATGAAAAACAAATACGGAGCCAACGAACGAGCACAAATGCTGAAATATCATATTCAAACTTCTGGACGTTCTTTACACGCACAGGAAATTGATTTCAACGATATTAGAACGACTTTACAGGCATTATACGCCATTTACGACAACTGTAATTCATTGCACACCAATGCTTACGACGAAGCGATTACAACGCCAACAGAAGAATCGGTACGTCGTGCCATGGCCATTCAGCTGATTATCAATAAAGAATTAGGCTTAGCGAAAAACGAAAACCCTATTCAAGGTTCATTCATCATCGAAGAATTAACCGATTTAGTAGAAGCTGCCGTTTTACAAGAATTCGACAGAATAACTGAAAGAGGAGGAGTTCTAGGCGCAATGGAAACGATGTACCAAAGATCTAAAATTCAGGAAGAAAGTTTGTATTACGAAACCTTAAAACACAACGGAGATTTCCCAATTGTGGGTGTAAATACTTTCTTGAGTTCAAAAGGTTCGCCAACGGTAATTCCGGCTGAGGTTATTCGTGCAACCGAAGAAGAAAAACAATACCAGATTACGATGCTGGATAATTTGCATCAATTCCACGAAGCAAAAGTAAACGAACATTTAAATACGTTACAGCAAGCCGCTATTAAAAATGAAAACTTATTTGACCATTTAATGGAAGCTACAAAGGTTTGTTCTTTAGGTCAGATTACTTCGGCGTTGTTTGAAGTGGGCGGGCAGTATAGGAGGAATATGTAA
- a CDS encoding helix-turn-helix domain-containing protein: protein MSTLTKPNHIGRKISRIRELRDMKQEALAQALGTNQQAISAMENSETIEEERLVEVAKALGVTVEAIKNFSDEAAINYFNSFNDAVHNSHFGNNNHCTFNPLDKLMETVEENKKLYERLLKAEQDKIEYLEKLLKEK from the coding sequence ATGAGCACACTAACAAAACCAAATCATATAGGGCGAAAAATAAGCCGTATTCGTGAACTGCGAGATATGAAACAAGAAGCTTTGGCGCAGGCGTTAGGAACAAACCAGCAAGCAATTTCGGCTATGGAAAACAGCGAAACGATAGAAGAAGAAAGACTTGTTGAGGTGGCAAAAGCGCTTGGCGTAACGGTTGAAGCGATTAAGAATTTTTCAGACGAAGCAGCTATTAATTACTTTAATAGTTTTAACGATGCTGTTCATAATAGTCACTTTGGGAATAATAATCATTGCACTTTCAATCCATTAGATAAATTAATGGAAACTGTAGAAGAGAATAAAAAGCTTTACGAGCGTTTGCTGAAAGCGGAACAAGATAAAATCGAATATTTAGAGAAATTGCTAAAAGAGAAATAG
- a CDS encoding GNAT family N-acetyltransferase: MNENTKDISIRPAVNADLPKLAEFLQFLVNAERPFDVTLKEGEIFYYDIQEIILDSKSEVLVIDFNNQIIGCGYAQIRDAKPYQKHEFFGYLGFMYVDPEFRGRGYNNQLINSLKKWVLSQGITEVRLEVYSENEVAVNAYKKAGFEPISTTMRFDISQMNDN, translated from the coding sequence ATGAATGAAAATACAAAAGACATATCGATCAGGCCAGCCGTAAATGCAGATTTACCTAAACTTGCCGAATTTCTACAATTTTTAGTAAATGCAGAAAGACCCTTTGATGTAACATTAAAAGAGGGAGAAATTTTTTATTATGATATACAGGAGATTATTTTAGACAGCAAGTCAGAGGTTTTGGTTATAGACTTTAACAATCAAATTATTGGTTGCGGATATGCTCAAATCAGGGATGCCAAACCCTATCAAAAACATGAATTTTTCGGGTATCTTGGTTTTATGTATGTTGATCCAGAATTTAGAGGTCGAGGCTATAATAACCAATTAATTAATTCTCTTAAAAAATGGGTTTTATCGCAAGGAATAACTGAGGTTAGATTAGAGGTATATTCTGAAAATGAAGTAGCAGTTAACGCTTATAAAAAGGCAGGATTTGAACCAATATCGACAACCATGCGTTTTGATATAAGCCAAATGAATGATAATTAA
- a CDS encoding flagellar motor protein MotB — protein MQKQLAILVLFIVFSTRASAQSETFYKTDKVGEKYAYVDVIRTYEKVAAKGYKSVDLFQKLGNSSYSNCELEKAAEWYSELFALTTDLDPVYYYRYAESLRSISENEKADALIEKLKRKPKTSIKSKV, from the coding sequence ATGCAAAAACAACTAGCTATTTTAGTATTGTTCATCGTATTTTCAACTCGTGCGTCTGCACAAAGCGAAACCTTTTATAAAACAGATAAAGTCGGCGAAAAGTATGCCTATGTCGATGTTATAAGAACCTACGAAAAGGTCGCTGCAAAAGGCTACAAGTCTGTAGACTTATTTCAAAAATTAGGAAATTCATCGTATTCGAATTGCGAACTAGAAAAAGCAGCCGAATGGTACAGCGAACTCTTCGCTTTAACCACAGATTTAGATCCTGTTTATTATTACCGCTATGCAGAATCGTTACGTTCTATTTCTGAAAATGAAAAAGCAGATGCCCTTATCGAAAAATTAAAACGTAAACCGAAAACTTCGATAAAAAGTAAAGTTTAA
- a CDS encoding secretion protein yields MTKFTKAGLVAAFFLATVFTYAIDGKGDYILNIQTGNGKVVSFTLDTVENASFSIYDENHNLLYAGDAAANKLEVSKTISLESFPAGTYVLEVKANDKIAKHEIKVAAKKVKTVKLDQSANQSPAFRR; encoded by the coding sequence ATGACAAAATTTACCAAAGCTGGTTTAGTTGCTGCCTTTTTTTTAGCGACTGTGTTTACCTATGCCATTGATGGAAAAGGTGATTATATTTTAAACATTCAAACAGGAAACGGAAAAGTAGTTAGTTTTACTTTAGACACTGTAGAAAATGCATCTTTCTCTATCTATGATGAGAATCACAATTTACTTTATGCAGGAGACGCTGCAGCAAACAAATTGGAGGTTTCAAAAACAATTAGTTTAGAAAGTTTTCCTGCTGGAACTTATGTTCTTGAAGTGAAAGCTAACGACAAAATTGCGAAGCACGAAATTAAAGTTGCTGCTAAAAAAGTTAAGACTGTAAAGTTAGACCAATCTGCTAATCAGAGTCCGGCTTTCCGTCGTTAA
- a CDS encoding T9SS type A sorting domain-containing protein, which produces MKKIAKLSLVAALLFTGISTYAIDGNGEFNLHVLKANGKLITFALNKVQKANLAIYDKDGTLIYSESASGKEGILRTFSLEEFPEGTYFLEVEDNVKKAKYEITITDNAALSRTAISSVYKPGFAKNTSVAAR; this is translated from the coding sequence ATGAAAAAGATTGCAAAATTGAGTTTAGTAGCAGCGTTGCTATTCACAGGAATAAGCACTTACGCAATTGACGGAAATGGAGAATTTAATCTTCACGTATTAAAAGCTAATGGAAAACTGATCACTTTCGCACTTAATAAAGTACAGAAAGCCAATTTAGCTATTTATGACAAAGACGGAACTTTAATTTATTCTGAAAGCGCTTCAGGTAAAGAAGGAATCTTGAGAACTTTCAGTCTAGAAGAATTCCCAGAGGGAACTTATTTTTTAGAAGTTGAAGACAACGTAAAAAAAGCAAAATACGAGATTACAATAACTGATAATGCAGCTTTATCAAGAACTGCAATTTCTTCAGTTTACAAACCAGGTTTTGCAAAAAATACAAGCGTTGCTGCACGTTAA
- a CDS encoding T9SS type A sorting domain-containing protein codes for MKKIVRLSLVAALLFTGISTYAIDGTADFNLHVIKANGKQITFGLNQTQKANLAIYDKDGSLIYSESASGKDGILRTFSLEEFPEGTYFLEVEDNTKKAKYEITITDEVSVLSKNAVSSVYKAGFAKNTSVAAR; via the coding sequence ATGAAAAAGATTGTTAGATTGAGTTTAGTAGCAGCATTGCTTTTCACAGGAATAAGCACATATGCAATTGATGGAACAGCAGATTTTAATCTGCATGTAATTAAAGCTAATGGTAAACAAATCACTTTTGGTCTTAACCAAACGCAAAAAGCCAACTTAGCAATTTACGATAAAGATGGATCTTTAATTTACTCCGAAAGTGCTTCAGGTAAAGACGGAATCTTAAGAACTTTCAGCCTAGAAGAATTTCCTGAAGGAACTTACTTCTTGGAAGTAGAAGACAATACAAAAAAAGCAAAATACGAAATCACCATAACTGATGAAGTTTCTGTTTTATCTAAAAACGCAGTTTCTTCTGTTTACAAAGCAGGTTTTGCTAAAAATACAAGCGTGGCAGCACGCTAA
- a CDS encoding T9SS type A sorting domain-containing protein: MKKVMKLSLVFAVLLTGMSTYAIDGNEALNLHVLKGNGKVIAFGINQLQKAVISIYDTNGNLIYTENASGKDGILRTFSLEEFPQGKYILEVADSFKKVKYDITVNANSSVLSSKGTVSVN, from the coding sequence ATGAAAAAGGTTATGAAATTAAGTTTAGTATTTGCAGTACTTCTAACAGGAATGAGTACATACGCAATTGATGGAAATGAAGCATTAAATCTTCATGTATTAAAAGGAAATGGCAAGGTAATTGCTTTTGGAATTAATCAATTACAAAAAGCAGTTATTAGTATATATGATACAAATGGTAATTTAATCTATACTGAGAATGCTTCTGGTAAAGACGGAATCTTAAGAACTTTCAGTTTAGAAGAATTCCCTCAAGGAAAATATATTTTAGAGGTTGCCGACAGCTTCAAAAAAGTAAAATACGATATCACTGTTAACGCTAATAGTTCTGTTTTATCTTCAAAAGGTACAGTTTCTGTTAACTAA